TCAAGATATAGCAAGATATATTTTATGAAAAGCGGTTTTGTAAGTGTAATCGGCAGAACAAATGCCGGTAAAAGCACAATGATTAATTCTTTACTAGGCGAAAATATTTGCCTAGTATCACATAAAGAAAATGCCACAAGAAGAAAAATGAATGTGGTAATAATGCACGATGAAAATCAAATAATATTAATAGATACTCCAGGCCTACACGAAAGCAATAAGAATTTCAATCAACTATTAATAGAAGCTGCTAAAAAGAGCTTAGATGAGTGTGATTTGATTGTATTCGTTATGAGTATTTTTGATAGTTTAGATGAATATAAAAAATTTTTAGATTTAAAGCCAAAGGTTGAGCATATTGTAGTTATAAACAAAGTTGATTTGGTTGAACCTAAAAAATTATTGGATAAATTAGAAGAATTTAATAAATTAGATATTGTTCCTAATATCATTCCTTATTCATCAAAAAATAAATTCTATAAAAATAAATTATTAGATGAGATGGTAAAGTATTTACCAGAACACCCATATTTTTTTGACCCAGAATTTAGCACTGATAAAACAACTAAAGATGTTATTAAAGAATTAATAATAGAAAGCATTTACCAAAATTTAAGTGATGAATTGCCATATTGTTGTGAAGTGTTAATTAATAAAATTATAGAAAAAGATAATTTTTTAACTATTTATGCCGATATTATTACAGATTCAGAAAATCATAAAGCAATGCTAATTGGTCGAAATGCTAATACAATTAAGCGTATTGGAATAGTTGCTAGGAAAAGAATTGCTGAAGTTTTTTTATTAAAAATTAACTTAAAGTTGGTTGCAAAAGTTCAAAAAAAATGGTATGATGACGAGAGATTTTTGAAAAAAATCGGTATTATGTCAAATCATTAAAAGGTGTTTAGATGTCTAAAGCGGTGAAAAAAAGGGATATTGTAGTTTTAGAGCCTAGTTCTAAAAAGCTTTATAAACTATCGGACAATATACTTAGTGAAATTACTGTCAAAGAAAAAAGTAATTCATCGTATAACTTAAGTTATATGCGTGGCGATAATGTTATGTACGCTTCAGTTGAGATTCCAAATGATAGTAAGGATGACGAGGTTAGCATAATTACTAATAAAGCTTATGAAATTTTAGGATTAGATATTGAAAAAGGATATAAAATATCATATAGTATATCTAATGCTAGTGTCGGTATTAATACTGTTTATAATGTTTTTGTTGTAGAAGATGAGAAAATAGACAGTGAATTTAAAGATGTAGCTAATAAAATGCAATATATTGATTATATTGATATGGAACCTTTGCTATATCAAAATTATTATTCTAATAAATTGATTGATAGTGCCGGTATTCAAGTATTTATATATTTTCATAAAACTTATACTACTCTTACTGTTTATAAGGATGGAGAACTTGTTAATTATAAAATTTTAAATATGATTAGCATAGATAAAGTTTATGGAGAATATGTTAGAGATTTAGGAGAAAGAATTCCAGAACATATTTTCATATCGGATTTAAATAAATATGGTTTTGATAATCCTGATAATATTAAAAGAGTATCTTTAAATACTATTTTTTGCAATTATTTTAGATTTGTTGGTTCAAATTTAGAATTAATATTAAGAGGCTTATCTAGGGATAGCGAGCAAATAACTAAAGTTTTTGTAGGAACTGATATTGGTTTTAGTCAAAATTTCTTACAAAAAGTAGAAGTATTCTTTGGATGTTTTAATAGTCCTGAAGAGAATAAATTAGATAAGTTATTAGAAAATGTTATTGAATCTAATCAAGATAGTTGTGTTGTTGGTGAATTTATCAATATTCATAAAATAAGATATGATTTATTTAAAAATGTTAAAAATTTTATAGTAGAGAACAATAATAACTCTGATTTTACTAATATGCCTGAAAAAGATAGCCCAGAGTTAAAAATCAATCCTTTTGTATTATTGTGTCTATTAAGAGGTAACGAGCAATTAAAATTACCTAGTGATATATTTAATATCTCTCCTTATTTAAGACCACCACCGTTTTTACAAAGATATTCAGGTAAATTATTATTGTCAGTATTAGTTGTTGCCGTGTTGTCTAGTATTTATCCTCTTTATAATGTCATCACTAATTTTTTTATTACACAAGAAATTGATAAGATAGTAGAGTCTTTACCTGAAAAAGAAGGTGTATATAAAAAAGTTGATAGTGAGATTAAGGCATTAAATGAAAAAATAGCTGGTGTTGAGCAAGAGGTAAGTGACGAGAAAAATAAAAGGGATTATAGATATAGACTACTTGATAATATTTATAATAAAAAAGTTAATTATTTATCTAAAGCAAAGGTTTTCGTTGATATTGGAAATATTTTAAATTCTACTAATATAAAGGTTACTAAGTTAGAAATAGATAAAGATAGAATCAGTTTATTACTAAAAGGTAGTTCTACTGGCATGACATCTTTTCTTAAAGAAATAGGTAATAATGATAATTATATAATAGAATCTAAAGAAGTTTTGATAAGTATTTTGGATAAAAACAATAAATTAAAAGAATATGAAAGTAATATTGTAATAAGGGTATTGAAATGAAACAAGTTAGTATATTTGATAAAATAGATAATTATTATGAAAAACAACCTAATACAAATGCGTTTTATATGACTATCTTATTAGTTGCTGTTCTTATTGGATACTTAATATATGATTATACCTATGAATCTACACAAGAGAATTTAGAAGAAAGCAGGGTAAAATTACAAGAAGTAACAAATAGACTCAATGAAGTAGATGGCTTTATAGAAACTCACAGGATTAATGATACGATTAAAAAACTAACTCTTAAATTACAAGATACTGAAAAAAATAGAGATAGCGTAATTGATGATAATAACTATTTTGACAATAAATTAAGAGAAGCATCTAAATTGCTTTACAATCAAAAGAACTGGTCTGAATTTATGGCTAAAATAAATGATTTATCAAAGACTTATAAGGTAAATTTATACGATGTAAAGAGTAGTATAAATGATTTAAATACTCAAAATGTTGAAGAAGTTTTTAATGTTGTATTTAATTTAGATGGAAAATTTCAAGATATTTTACATTTTGTAAATAAATTAGAGCAATCAGTTGATGTTGTTGATGTTAGTTACTTATCAATTTATAAAGATGGTGAAAATAAAGATGAAAACAATTCTTATAACAATAATTCATCTAATCAAAAGCAAGAAACTAACCCTATCAATAAAAATTCGATAAAAGCAGATATTAAAATATCAATATGGGGGATTAAATATTAATGAAAAAGTTATTGTTAGTCTTAGTTTGTTTGCAGTTA
This genomic interval from Campylobacter sp. MG1 contains the following:
- the era gene encoding GTPase Era: MKSGFVSVIGRTNAGKSTMINSLLGENICLVSHKENATRRKMNVVIMHDENQIILIDTPGLHESNKNFNQLLIEAAKKSLDECDLIVFVMSIFDSLDEYKKFLDLKPKVEHIVVINKVDLVEPKKLLDKLEEFNKLDIVPNIIPYSSKNKFYKNKLLDEMVKYLPEHPYFFDPEFSTDKTTKDVIKELIIESIYQNLSDELPYCCEVLINKIIEKDNFLTIYADIITDSENHKAMLIGRNANTIKRIGIVARKRIAEVFLLKINLKLVAKVQKKWYDDERFLKKIGIMSNH